In one Achromobacter spanius genomic region, the following are encoded:
- a CDS encoding phytanoyl-CoA dioxygenase family protein — MSGFLHDDQIAVLRKQGFVVARQFADPSQVAALRALAQRHLAEHVAPIEYEADLQYPGAPESRGAEGGLTVRRLLNAYARDPLFAQWATNPRIGQWLVRYFGEPAVLSTVHHNCVMTKHPAYGSLTGWHQDIRYWSFSDTDLVSCWLALGPETRNNGGLSFIPGSHAAAFSPEQFDDKKFFREDAPQNADWIARAVCPELQAGDVVFFHCRTLHAAQGNRSDQVKLSVVHTYHPASCQPVAGTRSASQPGVPVVAAAGSD, encoded by the coding sequence ATGTCCGGGTTTCTGCATGATGATCAGATAGCCGTCCTGCGCAAGCAGGGCTTTGTGGTGGCCCGCCAGTTCGCGGACCCCAGCCAGGTGGCCGCGCTGCGCGCCCTGGCCCAGCGCCACTTGGCGGAGCATGTGGCGCCCATCGAATACGAAGCCGATCTGCAATACCCCGGCGCGCCCGAGTCGCGCGGGGCCGAAGGCGGCTTGACGGTGCGGCGTCTGTTGAACGCCTACGCCCGCGACCCGCTGTTTGCGCAGTGGGCGACGAACCCGCGCATTGGACAGTGGTTGGTGCGTTATTTTGGCGAGCCCGCCGTGCTGTCCACGGTCCATCACAACTGCGTGATGACCAAGCATCCCGCCTACGGCAGCCTGACCGGATGGCATCAAGACATTCGTTATTGGTCTTTTTCAGACACTGACCTGGTTTCCTGTTGGCTAGCCCTGGGGCCCGAGACGCGCAACAACGGCGGTCTGTCGTTCATTCCCGGATCCCACGCGGCGGCCTTCTCGCCCGAACAATTCGACGACAAGAAATTCTTCCGTGAAGACGCACCGCAAAATGCCGATTGGATTGCGCGCGCGGTGTGCCCCGAGCTTCAGGCCGGCGACGTGGTGTTCTTCCATTGCCGAACGTTGCACGCGGCGCAGGGTAATCGCAGTGATCAGGTGAAGCTGTCGGTGGTGCACACGTATCACCCCGCGTCATGCCAGCCCGTGGCGGGCACCCGGTCGGCATCGCAGCCCGGCGTGCCCGTGGTGGCGGCTGCTGGAAGTGATTGA
- a CDS encoding AI-2E family transporter, producing the protein MQPVLPAYLIARWLLLLVLLAGVYFLSGFLVPALAAMIIGLATWPLYRRLVVRCGGRTAIAASLALLMVIVVLIVPMSFALSYAIKEASTFFAWAIAANRHGVAVPNWISSMPVFGERLGQYWESYIGQPHALGELVEAVSGEHLGNIYRMVLAATGNVFQLLLTVLFMLITLFFVYKDGVRMVAQLDVLGERILPARWQRFSRVVPATINSTVTGMGLIALGEGLVLGIAYWVAGVPSPVLLGVVTGFMALIPGGAPLSFTLVSLYLVGSGHLVAGIALMVWGSVELFIVDKTLRPRLVGGPVKLPFLPTFFGLVGGVKTMGIVGLFVGPVLMALLVAVWREWVHHEVQEREAGRSQRPLPPQVEKTPSA; encoded by the coding sequence ATGCAGCCTGTACTTCCCGCTTACCTGATCGCCCGTTGGCTGCTGCTGCTTGTGCTGTTGGCTGGGGTCTACTTCCTTAGCGGCTTCCTCGTCCCCGCCTTGGCGGCAATGATTATCGGCCTGGCCACTTGGCCTTTGTACCGCCGCCTGGTCGTGCGCTGCGGCGGCCGCACGGCGATAGCGGCTTCCCTGGCCTTGCTAATGGTCATCGTGGTGCTGATCGTGCCGATGTCATTTGCGCTGTCCTACGCCATCAAGGAAGCCAGCACCTTCTTCGCCTGGGCCATCGCGGCCAACCGTCATGGGGTGGCGGTGCCTAACTGGATCTCGTCCATGCCGGTCTTCGGCGAACGCCTGGGCCAGTACTGGGAATCCTATATTGGCCAGCCGCACGCGCTGGGCGAATTGGTCGAGGCGGTCAGCGGCGAGCACCTGGGCAACATCTACCGCATGGTGCTGGCGGCCACGGGTAATGTGTTCCAGCTGTTGCTGACCGTATTGTTCATGCTGATCACGCTGTTCTTCGTCTACAAGGACGGTGTGCGTATGGTGGCCCAGTTGGACGTGCTGGGCGAACGTATTCTGCCGGCCCGCTGGCAGCGTTTTTCGCGCGTGGTGCCGGCCACCATCAATTCCACTGTCACCGGCATGGGCCTGATCGCCCTGGGCGAAGGCCTGGTGCTGGGTATTGCGTACTGGGTGGCGGGCGTGCCGTCGCCGGTGCTGCTGGGCGTGGTGACCGGCTTCATGGCCTTGATCCCGGGCGGCGCACCGCTGTCGTTCACGCTGGTGTCGCTGTACCTGGTGGGCTCCGGCCATCTGGTTGCGGGCATCGCGCTGATGGTCTGGGGCAGTGTCGAACTGTTCATCGTCGATAAAACGCTGCGCCCGCGTCTGGTGGGCGGGCCGGTCAAACTGCCTTTCCTGCCGACGTTTTTCGGGCTGGTGGGCGGTGTGAAGACGATGGGTATCGTCGGCTTGTTCGTGGGCCCGGTGTTGATGGCGCTGCTGGTGGCCGTGTGGCGGGAATGGGTCCACCACGAGGTCCAGGAACGCGAGGCCGGGCGGTCCCAACGACCCTTGCCACCACAGGTTGAAAAAACTCCTTCCGCCTGA
- a CDS encoding LysR family transcriptional regulator, whose translation MDRFQAMQVFVRVVDANSFTRAADSLSLPRTTVTTIIQNLERLLGVRLLNRTTRRIGLTPDGAGYYQHCVRILADVEETEACFQEAALRLKGRLRIDVPTCIGRLILIPSLCDFHDKYPDVELVLGMGDRPVDMVQEAVDCVIRAGDLEDSSLVARRIGTLQTVTCASPTYVARHGMPQTIESLRDHHAVHYFMSRTGRNCAWDFKVDGKHQEVDMKGTVAVNEAGAYLDCGLKGFGLIQVARYMALPYLQSGELIEILPQWKPSSTPISVLYPQSRQLSPKVRAFTDWVAELFAGCPLLSGRDETDPAAASCGVYQRQLGMPSAMTMGAPAVPTQARPHTEPAVAQTLLAQTPPRRRSPREEAAEYAL comes from the coding sequence ATGGACCGTTTTCAGGCTATGCAGGTGTTTGTGCGCGTCGTGGACGCCAACAGCTTCACGCGGGCGGCCGACAGCCTCTCGCTACCGCGCACCACCGTCACCACCATCATCCAGAACCTTGAACGCCTGCTGGGCGTGCGCCTGCTTAACCGCACCACGCGTCGTATCGGCCTGACGCCGGACGGCGCGGGCTATTACCAGCACTGCGTGCGCATTCTGGCCGACGTAGAAGAAACCGAGGCCTGCTTCCAGGAAGCGGCGCTGCGCCTGAAAGGGCGGCTGCGCATCGATGTGCCGACCTGCATCGGGCGGCTGATCCTGATTCCCTCATTGTGTGATTTCCACGACAAATACCCGGACGTCGAGCTGGTGCTGGGCATGGGCGACCGGCCTGTGGATATGGTGCAAGAGGCCGTGGACTGCGTGATCCGCGCGGGCGACCTGGAAGATTCCAGCCTGGTGGCGCGCCGTATCGGCACCCTGCAGACGGTCACCTGCGCGTCGCCCACCTATGTGGCGCGCCACGGCATGCCGCAAACCATTGAATCGCTGCGCGACCATCACGCGGTGCATTACTTCATGAGCCGCACGGGCCGCAACTGCGCGTGGGACTTCAAGGTGGACGGCAAGCACCAGGAAGTGGACATGAAGGGCACGGTGGCGGTGAACGAAGCCGGCGCCTATCTGGATTGCGGTTTGAAGGGATTCGGCCTGATACAGGTGGCCCGCTATATGGCATTGCCCTATTTGCAGTCGGGCGAGCTGATCGAGATCCTGCCGCAATGGAAGCCCAGCTCCACCCCCATTTCAGTGCTGTATCCGCAAAGCCGGCAGTTGTCGCCCAAGGTGCGCGCGTTTACCGATTGGGTGGCGGAATTGTTCGCCGGATGCCCCTTGCTTAGCGGCCGGGACGAGACCGACCCGGCGGCGGCCAGTTGCGGCGTCTATCAACGTCAATTGGGCATGCCCAGCGCCATGACGATGGGGGCGCCGGCGGTGCCGACCCAAGCCCGGCCTCACACTGAACCCGCGGTAGCCCAAACGTTGCTGGCCCAAACGCCGCCGCGCCGTCGCAGTCCGCGCGAAGAGGCGGCCGAGTACGCGCTCTAA
- a CDS encoding efflux RND transporter periplasmic adaptor subunit, with translation MVSRKRIALLVVFAAVLAAGGGYALTRDPAGGKAAMAQGAPTAPPVEVAEVVSKTIVDWQRYSGRLEAIDRVDIRPLVSGTLTKVHFQDGSIVKKGDVLFTIDPRPYKAEVDRAAAALTAARARASYTAADLARGQRLLKDNAIARRDFEEKQNAAREAAANLQGAQAALDYAKLNLGYTSIEAPVDGRVSRAEVTEGNVVAAGAGSVPLTTLVSVSKMYASFDVDEQTFLKYVNPARNDKAGSVPVQLGLANEEGYSRTGFVQSVDNRLDANSGTIRVRAEFDNTDGSLLPGLYARVRLGGSEPRSAVLIDEKAIGTDQDKRYVLVLDDKNHAVYRQVKLGANQEGLRVVDSGLAVGDRIVVNGLQRIRPGDAVTPTVVPMVAAKRAPVQTAAAQVQ, from the coding sequence ATGGTTTCGCGTAAACGTATTGCTTTGCTCGTTGTCTTTGCCGCCGTGCTGGCGGCCGGAGGCGGCTACGCCCTGACCCGTGACCCCGCCGGCGGCAAAGCCGCCATGGCCCAAGGCGCCCCGACCGCGCCGCCCGTGGAAGTGGCCGAAGTGGTCAGCAAGACCATCGTGGACTGGCAGCGCTATTCGGGCCGCCTGGAAGCCATCGACCGCGTCGACATCCGCCCGCTGGTGTCGGGCACCCTGACCAAAGTGCATTTCCAGGACGGCAGCATCGTCAAGAAGGGCGACGTGCTCTTCACCATTGACCCGCGCCCCTACAAGGCCGAAGTGGACCGCGCCGCCGCCGCCCTGACCGCCGCCCGGGCCCGCGCGTCGTACACCGCCGCCGACCTGGCGCGCGGCCAGCGCCTCTTGAAAGACAACGCCATCGCCCGCCGCGATTTCGAGGAAAAGCAGAACGCCGCCCGCGAAGCCGCCGCCAACCTGCAAGGCGCGCAGGCCGCGCTGGACTACGCCAAGCTGAACCTGGGCTACACCAGCATCGAAGCGCCGGTTGATGGCCGCGTGTCGCGCGCCGAAGTCACCGAGGGCAACGTGGTGGCCGCCGGCGCCGGTTCGGTGCCGCTGACCACCCTGGTGTCGGTGTCGAAGATGTACGCATCGTTCGACGTGGACGAACAAACCTTCCTGAAGTACGTCAACCCCGCCCGCAACGACAAGGCGGGCTCGGTGCCGGTTCAACTGGGCCTGGCGAACGAAGAAGGCTATTCGCGCACGGGCTTCGTGCAGTCGGTGGACAACCGCCTGGACGCCAACTCGGGCACGATCCGCGTGCGCGCCGAGTTCGACAACACCGACGGCTCGCTCTTGCCCGGTTTGTATGCCCGCGTGCGCCTGGGCGGCAGCGAACCCCGCTCCGCCGTGCTGATCGATGAAAAAGCCATCGGCACCGACCAGGACAAGCGCTACGTGCTGGTGCTGGACGACAAGAACCACGCCGTCTACCGCCAGGTGAAGCTGGGCGCCAACCAGGAAGGCCTGCGGGTCGTGGATTCCGGGCTTGCCGTCGGCGACCGCATCGTCGTCAACGGCCTGCAACGCATCCGCCCCGGTGACGCCGTGACCCCCACCGTCGTGCCCATGGTCGCCGCCAAGCGCGCGCCGGTGCAGACCGCCGCGGCCCAAGTCCAGTAA
- a CDS encoding efflux RND transporter permease subunit, with protein MNISKFFIDRPIFAGVLSILVLLAGLLAMFQLPISEYPEVVPPSVVVRAQYPGANPKVIAETVASPLEESINGVEDMLYMQSQANSDGNLTLTVNFKLGVDPDKAQQLVQNRVSQALPRLPPDVQRLGVTTAKSSPTLTLVVHLISPNDRYDITYLRNYAILNVKDRLARITGVGEVTVWGSGNYSMRIWLDPQKVAQRGMTASEVVAAIREQNVQVAAGVIGASPTQGDVPLQLNVNTRGRLQTEEEFRDIILKTSPDGAVTYLSDVARVELDAQEYGLRSLLDNKQAVGMGIMQSPGANALDVSSQVRAAMAELAQDFPPGVEYRIEYDPTQFVRSSIEAVVHTLLEAIALVVLVVILFLQTWRASIIPLLAVPVSIVGTFALLLVFGYSINALSLFGMVLAIGIVVDDAIVVVENVERNIAAGLSPRDATYRAMREVSGPIIAIALTLCAVFVPLAFMTGLTGQFYKQFAMTIAISTVISAFNSLTLSPALSALLLKSHHDKPDWLTRGMNRVFGRFFNWFNNMFGRASESYGTGVSRVIRRKAGAMGVYAVLVAATIGVSYLVPGGFVPAQDKQYLIGFTQLPNGASLDRTEAVIRRMSDIALKEPGVQSAIAFPGLSINGFTNSSSAGIVFVTLKPFDERKSAELSGDAIAASLNQKFAAIQDSFIAVFPPPPVMGLGTLGGFKLQLEDRAALGYAELDKAKQAFLAKARETPELGPAFSSYEINVPQLDVDLDRVKAKQLGVPVTEVFDTMQIYLGSMYVNDFNRFGRVFQVRAQADAQFRAHADDILQLKTRNAAGDMVPLSSLVTVNQTFGPEMVVRYNGYTAADINGGPAPGYSSDQAQAAAERVAAETLPRGVKFEWTDLTYQQILAGNAGLWVFPISVLLVFLVLAALYESLTLPLAVILIVPMSILAALTGVYLTGNDNNIFTQIGLMVLVGLSAKNAILIVEFARELEMSGRTPLEAAIEASRLRLRPILMTSIAFIMGVVPLVLSSGAGSEMRHAMGVAVFFGMLGVTLFGLFLTPVFYVLLRSLGGKPLHSAAPHEAPECAPHIDTNAPPTTQTHA; from the coding sequence ATGAATATCTCAAAGTTCTTCATCGACCGGCCGATCTTCGCCGGCGTGCTGTCCATTCTGGTGCTATTGGCAGGCCTCTTGGCCATGTTCCAACTGCCCATTTCCGAATACCCGGAAGTCGTGCCGCCGTCGGTGGTGGTGCGCGCGCAGTATCCGGGCGCCAACCCCAAGGTCATCGCCGAGACCGTTGCGTCGCCGCTGGAAGAATCCATCAACGGCGTCGAAGACATGCTGTACATGCAGTCGCAGGCCAATAGCGACGGCAACCTGACGCTGACGGTCAACTTCAAGCTGGGCGTGGACCCGGACAAGGCGCAGCAACTGGTGCAGAACCGCGTGTCGCAAGCGCTGCCGCGCCTGCCGCCGGACGTGCAGCGCCTGGGCGTGACCACCGCCAAGAGCTCGCCCACCTTGACGCTGGTGGTGCACCTGATCTCGCCTAACGACCGCTACGACATCACCTACCTGCGCAACTACGCGATCCTGAACGTGAAGGACCGCCTGGCCCGCATCACGGGCGTGGGCGAGGTCACGGTGTGGGGCTCGGGCAACTACTCGATGCGTATCTGGCTGGACCCGCAAAAGGTGGCGCAGCGCGGCATGACCGCGTCGGAAGTTGTTGCCGCCATCCGCGAACAGAACGTGCAGGTGGCCGCCGGCGTGATCGGTGCATCGCCCACGCAAGGCGACGTGCCGCTGCAACTGAACGTGAATACGCGCGGCCGCCTGCAAACCGAGGAAGAGTTCCGCGACATCATCCTGAAGACCTCGCCCGATGGCGCCGTGACCTATCTGTCCGACGTTGCCCGCGTGGAACTGGACGCCCAGGAATACGGCCTGCGTTCGCTGCTGGACAACAAGCAGGCGGTGGGCATGGGCATCATGCAGTCGCCGGGCGCCAACGCCTTGGACGTGTCGTCCCAGGTGCGCGCCGCCATGGCCGAGCTGGCGCAAGACTTCCCGCCGGGCGTGGAGTACCGCATCGAATACGACCCCACGCAGTTCGTGCGGTCCAGTATCGAAGCCGTGGTGCACACGCTGCTGGAAGCCATTGCACTGGTGGTGCTGGTGGTGATCCTGTTCCTGCAAACGTGGCGTGCGTCGATCATTCCGCTGCTGGCCGTGCCGGTTTCCATCGTGGGGACGTTCGCGCTGCTGCTGGTGTTCGGCTATTCCATCAACGCGCTCTCGCTCTTCGGGATGGTGCTGGCCATCGGGATCGTGGTGGACGATGCGATCGTGGTGGTGGAAAACGTGGAACGCAATATCGCGGCGGGCTTGAGTCCACGCGACGCGACGTATCGGGCCATGCGTGAAGTCAGCGGCCCCATCATCGCCATCGCGTTGACGCTGTGCGCCGTGTTCGTGCCGCTGGCCTTCATGACAGGCCTGACCGGCCAGTTCTACAAGCAGTTCGCCATGACCATCGCCATTTCGACGGTGATCTCGGCCTTCAACTCGCTGACCCTGTCGCCCGCGCTGTCGGCCCTGCTGCTGAAAAGCCATCACGACAAGCCGGACTGGCTGACCCGTGGCATGAACCGCGTCTTCGGCCGCTTCTTCAACTGGTTCAACAACATGTTCGGCCGCGCGTCCGAGTCCTACGGCACGGGTGTGTCGCGCGTCATCCGCCGCAAGGCGGGCGCCATGGGCGTGTACGCGGTGCTGGTGGCCGCCACGATCGGGGTGTCGTACCTGGTGCCCGGCGGCTTCGTGCCCGCGCAGGACAAGCAGTACCTGATCGGCTTCACGCAGTTGCCCAACGGCGCGTCGCTGGACCGCACGGAAGCGGTGATCCGCCGCATGAGCGATATCGCCCTGAAAGAACCCGGCGTGCAATCCGCCATTGCCTTCCCCGGTCTGTCGATCAACGGTTTCACCAATAGTTCCAGCGCCGGCATCGTGTTCGTCACGCTCAAGCCTTTTGACGAACGCAAGAGCGCCGAGCTTTCCGGCGACGCCATTGCCGCATCGCTGAACCAGAAGTTTGCCGCCATCCAAGACTCGTTCATTGCGGTGTTCCCGCCCCCGCCCGTGATGGGTCTGGGCACGCTGGGCGGCTTCAAGCTGCAACTGGAAGACCGCGCGGCGCTGGGCTATGCCGAACTGGACAAGGCCAAGCAAGCCTTCCTGGCAAAGGCGCGCGAAACGCCTGAATTGGGCCCGGCGTTCTCCAGCTACGAAATCAACGTGCCGCAATTGGATGTGGACCTGGACCGCGTGAAGGCCAAGCAGCTGGGTGTGCCGGTGACGGAAGTGTTCGACACCATGCAGATCTACCTGGGCTCGATGTACGTGAACGACTTCAACCGTTTTGGCCGCGTGTTCCAGGTGCGTGCGCAAGCCGATGCCCAGTTCCGCGCGCATGCCGACGACATCCTGCAACTGAAGACCCGCAACGCGGCGGGCGACATGGTGCCGCTGTCGTCCTTGGTGACGGTCAACCAGACCTTCGGCCCGGAAATGGTGGTGCGCTACAACGGCTACACCGCCGCCGACATCAACGGCGGCCCGGCGCCCGGCTACTCGTCTGACCAGGCGCAAGCCGCGGCCGAACGTGTCGCCGCCGAAACGCTGCCGCGTGGCGTGAAGTTCGAATGGACCGACCTGACGTATCAGCAGATTTTGGCGGGCAATGCCGGCTTGTGGGTGTTCCCCATCAGCGTGCTGTTGGTGTTCCTGGTGCTGGCCGCGCTGTACGAAAGCCTGACCTTGCCGCTGGCCGTGATTTTGATCGTGCCGATGAGCATCCTGGCCGCGCTGACGGGCGTGTACCTGACGGGCAACGACAACAACATCTTCACGCAGATCGGCTTGATGGTGCTGGTGGGCTTGTCAGCGAAGAACGCGATTCTGATCGTGGAGTTCGCCCGAGAGCTTGAGATGAGTGGCCGCACGCCGCTGGAAGCCGCGATTGAAGCCAGCCGCCTGCGTCTGCGCCCGATCTTGATGACGTCCATCGCCTTCATCATGGGTGTGGTGCCGCTGGTGCTGTCCTCGGGCGCTGGTTCGGAGATGCGCCATGCCATGGGGGTGGCCGTGTTCTTCGGGATGTTGGGCGTGACCTTGTTCGGCCTGTTCCTGACACCGGTGTTCTACGTGTTGCTGCGCTCGCTGGGCGGCAAGCCGCTGCATTCGGCGGCCCCGCATGAAGCGCCGGAGTGCGCGCCGCACATCGACACGAACGCGCCGCCCACCACGCAGACTCACGCTTGA
- a CDS encoding efflux transporter outer membrane subunit: protein MIQRLTRGSALLAVLLVLAGCAVGPTYEKPSAATPATFKEAALPASEAGTWKPAEPSEDALRGAWWKIFGDEGLNQLEEEAQQANQNLQAAAARLAQSRALQREARAGFFPTLDAAFGPNRQRPSAVSQGLPDGTSTSPVTTWRAQGAVSYEADLFGRVASTADAATADAQQSEALYRSVLLALQADVASTYFLVREQDAESQLYHQTVKLRTDTLQLIQRRFDAGDISELDLARAKSELASAQSEALGIDRRRAAAEHALAVLLGRAPSEFTMPPQPIEKVALSIPAGLPSTLLERRPDIAAAERAMAAANARVGAAKSAFFPRLDITGAFGYESSDLGNLFQWSSRTFLLGPLVGAALSMPIFDGGRRQAGLDRARAVYEEDVAVYRQTVLNAFREVEDNLANLRILADQTKAQDAAVQASARAAMLSHTQYREGSISYLDVIEADRSVLLQQRVAVQLSGEQARSAVALIRAIGGGWDNPVPPDTVATR from the coding sequence ATGATCCAAAGACTGACCCGCGGTTCCGCCCTGCTTGCCGTCCTGCTCGTGCTGGCCGGCTGCGCGGTGGGCCCCACGTATGAAAAGCCATCCGCCGCCACGCCGGCGACCTTCAAGGAAGCGGCCTTGCCCGCGTCAGAAGCCGGCACCTGGAAGCCCGCCGAACCGTCGGAAGACGCGCTGCGCGGCGCCTGGTGGAAGATATTCGGCGACGAAGGCCTGAACCAGTTGGAAGAAGAAGCGCAGCAGGCCAACCAGAACCTGCAAGCCGCTGCCGCCCGCCTGGCGCAGTCGCGCGCGCTGCAACGCGAAGCCCGCGCCGGCTTCTTCCCGACGCTGGACGCGGCCTTTGGCCCGAACCGCCAGCGCCCCTCGGCCGTGTCGCAAGGCCTGCCCGACGGCACGTCCACCAGCCCGGTGACGACGTGGCGCGCGCAAGGCGCGGTGTCGTATGAAGCCGACCTGTTTGGCCGCGTGGCCTCCACCGCGGACGCCGCCACCGCCGATGCGCAACAAAGCGAGGCGCTGTACCGCTCGGTGCTGCTGGCCTTGCAGGCCGACGTGGCCTCGACCTATTTCCTGGTCCGCGAGCAGGACGCCGAATCGCAGCTTTACCACCAGACGGTCAAGCTGCGCACCGACACGCTGCAATTGATCCAGCGCCGTTTCGACGCCGGCGACATCAGCGAACTGGACCTGGCCCGCGCCAAGTCCGAACTGGCGTCGGCGCAGTCGGAAGCGCTGGGCATCGACCGCCGCCGCGCCGCCGCCGAACACGCGCTGGCCGTGCTGTTGGGCCGCGCGCCGTCTGAATTCACAATGCCGCCGCAGCCGATTGAAAAGGTGGCGCTGTCGATACCGGCAGGCTTGCCGTCCACCCTGCTGGAACGCCGCCCCGACATCGCCGCCGCCGAACGCGCCATGGCCGCCGCCAATGCCCGCGTGGGCGCGGCCAAGTCCGCGTTCTTCCCGCGCCTGGACATCACCGGCGCCTTTGGCTATGAATCGTCCGACCTGGGCAACCTGTTCCAGTGGTCCAGCCGCACGTTCCTGCTGGGCCCGCTGGTGGGCGCCGCGCTGTCGATGCCGATCTTCGACGGCGGCCGCCGCCAGGCCGGCCTGGACCGCGCTCGCGCCGTGTACGAGGAAGACGTTGCTGTGTATCGCCAAACGGTGCTGAACGCCTTCCGCGAGGTGGAAGACAACCTGGCAAACCTGCGCATCCTGGCCGACCAGACCAAGGCGCAAGACGCCGCCGTCCAAGCCTCGGCCCGCGCCGCGATGCTGTCGCACACGCAGTATCGCGAAGGTAGCATCAGCTACCTGGACGTGATCGAAGCCGACCGCAGCGTGCTGCTGCAACAGCGCGTTGCCGTACAGTTGAGCGGCGAACAGGCCCGCTCGGCGGTAGCCCTGATCCGCGCCATCGGCGGCGGCTGGGACAACCCCGTCCCCCCGGACACGGTGGCCACCCGGTAG
- a CDS encoding LysR family transcriptional regulator, with the protein MDWTHRLRLRNLKMLLSLAQTRNISHSAAMLNTTQPGLSKWLKDLEDDIGLPLFERHARGLRPTPHGDVLIAHAQRLEAQLDRAGADMAALREGGGGRVVIGASGASASDTVPLAVMKLLERMPQARVKLVEGTTDRLLAQLAQGDLDIVVGRSAPEHHDPAIRFEALYLEPIHLVARPRHPLFAIEQPTWPELLSYRWILWPKGTPIRNAVDAALAAAGQAPPADHVESNSVTINLTLINNSDMIGVASHRAALRFSQMRAMRIIPVRLSGFGSVAMYWREDAFRPLAVQEAMAALRNTVAEHAPGVTRL; encoded by the coding sequence ATGGACTGGACCCACCGCCTGCGGCTGCGCAATCTGAAGATGCTGTTGAGCCTGGCGCAGACCCGCAACATCAGCCATTCGGCGGCCATGCTGAACACCACGCAGCCCGGCCTGTCGAAGTGGCTGAAAGACCTGGAAGACGATATCGGGCTGCCGCTGTTTGAGCGGCATGCGCGCGGCTTGCGTCCCACGCCGCATGGCGACGTGCTGATCGCGCACGCGCAGCGGCTGGAGGCGCAACTGGACCGCGCCGGCGCCGACATGGCCGCGCTGCGCGAAGGCGGTGGCGGCCGCGTGGTGATTGGGGCTTCGGGCGCGTCGGCCTCCGACACCGTGCCGCTGGCGGTGATGAAGCTGTTGGAACGCATGCCGCAAGCGCGCGTGAAGCTGGTGGAAGGCACCACCGACCGGCTGCTGGCGCAATTGGCGCAGGGCGATCTGGATATCGTCGTGGGCCGCTCGGCGCCTGAACATCACGACCCGGCCATTCGCTTTGAGGCGCTGTACCTGGAACCCATCCACCTGGTGGCGCGGCCGCGTCATCCGCTGTTCGCCATTGAACAGCCGACTTGGCCCGAGCTGCTGTCGTATCGATGGATTCTGTGGCCCAAGGGCACACCGATCCGCAACGCGGTGGACGCGGCACTGGCGGCGGCGGGGCAAGCGCCGCCGGCCGACCACGTGGAATCGAATTCGGTCACGATCAACCTCACGCTGATCAACAACAGCGACATGATCGGCGTGGCCTCGCATCGCGCCGCGCTGCGCTTTTCGCAGATGCGGGCGATGCGGATCATTCCGGTGCGGCTGTCGGGCTTTGGATCGGTGGCGATGTACTGGCGCGAAGATGCGTTCCGACCGCTGGCGGTGCAAGAGGCCATGGCGGCGCTGCGCAACACGGTCGCGGAACACGCGCCGGGCGTGACGCGGCTGTGA
- the gtdA gene encoding gentisate 1,2-dioxygenase gives MPDGHTTSADRSSYYARIAKKHMAPLWESLHNLVPRQPAPRCVPAIWKYDDVRDDVMASGSLITAEEAVRRVLILENPGLPGQASITQSLYAGLQLILPGEVAPSHRHTQSALRFIVEGRGAYTAVNGERTTMHPGDFIITPSWTWHDHGNADTVEGGEPVVWLDGLDIPLLRFLDAGFAENYPQAAQPVTRPEGDSMARFGHNMAPVRHQVSSGTSPIFNYPYERSREALDSLYRHGELDAWDGVKLRYLNPATGGYPMPTMATFMQFLPAGFQGKPYRSTDSTVYSVVEGRGIARIGEDEFHFGPRDVFVAPSWLPVQLAALDDATLFSYSDRPVQDALGVWREERVG, from the coding sequence ATGCCCGACGGCCACACCACCAGCGCCGACCGCAGCAGCTACTACGCCCGCATCGCCAAGAAACACATGGCCCCGCTCTGGGAGTCATTGCATAACCTGGTGCCCCGCCAGCCCGCCCCGCGCTGCGTACCCGCCATCTGGAAGTACGACGATGTGCGCGACGACGTCATGGCATCCGGTTCGCTGATTACCGCCGAGGAAGCCGTGCGGCGCGTGCTGATTCTGGAAAATCCCGGCCTGCCGGGCCAGGCCAGCATCACGCAAAGCCTGTACGCGGGCCTGCAACTGATCCTGCCCGGCGAAGTGGCGCCCAGCCACCGCCACACGCAATCGGCGCTGCGCTTCATCGTCGAAGGCCGGGGCGCGTACACCGCCGTCAACGGCGAGCGCACCACCATGCATCCGGGCGACTTCATCATCACGCCATCCTGGACCTGGCATGACCACGGCAATGCCGACACCGTCGAGGGCGGCGAGCCCGTCGTCTGGCTGGATGGCCTGGACATTCCCTTGCTGCGCTTTCTGGATGCCGGCTTTGCCGAAAACTATCCGCAAGCCGCTCAACCCGTGACCCGCCCGGAAGGCGACAGCATGGCGCGCTTTGGCCACAACATGGCGCCAGTGCGCCACCAAGTGTCCAGCGGCACCTCGCCCATCTTCAACTACCCCTACGAACGCAGCCGCGAGGCGCTGGACTCGCTCTATCGACACGGCGAACTGGACGCCTGGGACGGCGTGAAGCTGCGCTACCTGAACCCGGCCACGGGCGGCTACCCCATGCCCACCATGGCCACCTTCATGCAGTTTCTGCCGGCCGGATTTCAGGGCAAGCCCTATCGCAGCACCGACTCCACCGTCTACAGCGTGGTGGAAGGCCGGGGCATCGCGCGCATTGGTGAAGACGAATTCCACTTCGGTCCGCGCGACGTCTTCGTGGCGCCGTCGTGGCTGCCCGTGCAACTGGCCGCGCTGGACGACGCCACGCTGTTCAGCTATTCCGACCGCCCCGTGCAAGACGCGCTGGGCGTATGGCGCGAAGAACGCGTCGGCTGA